One Methanococcus aeolicus Nankai-3 DNA segment encodes these proteins:
- a CDS encoding DsrE/DsrF/TusD sulfur relay family protein: MKFTVIITLAPYGQEKAYSALRFALTSILEGIDINIFLLEDGIYVAKTNQNPAGAPNYLEYLQNCIEAGAVVKVCGPCCKARGLEEKDLIDGVKLATMHDLVAFTKESDKVITF, from the coding sequence TTGAAATTCACTGTAATAATTACATTGGCACCATATGGACAGGAGAAAGCATATTCTGCCCTTAGATTTGCACTTACCTCAATATTGGAAGGTATAGATATAAATATATTTCTTCTCGAAGATGGAATTTATGTTGCAAAAACTAACCAAAATCCAGCAGGAGCTCCCAATTATTTAGAATATTTACAAAATTGCATTGAAGCGGGAGCAGTTGTAAAAGTATGTGGTCCATGCTGTAAAGCCAGAGGATTAGAAGAAAAAGATTTAATTGATGGAGTTAAATTAGCTACAATGCACGATTTAGTGGCATTTACAAAAGAAAGCGATAAAGTAATTACATTTTAA
- a CDS encoding class I SAM-dependent rRNA methyltransferase → MKIEIDKRAYTSIKNFSRIIYKNAVINKEDFPEKEQIITINYNNNFVAKALYNPGAPTIKILTLNDEEIDKDFFYNRIKEANNYRKTILNYKDTYRMIYAEADLMPSIILDKYNDLASMQLSSTVMENYAPIIFECLNEIANINTLHVQSAKKGSKEINSKIYGDKSNIETIINEGNAKFKVNLKGHKTGFFLDQRENRINLEKYIKKGDKVLDICCYTGGFSVHCGIKGASVVGVDISDKAIEVAGENMELNNIQNYEFINGNAFDVMRDMIGNNEKFDVVILDPPTFTKSKKDIKTALKAYSTMNTIGLKLSKRLFISCSCSHHIDRESFKNMVVSSSLRAKKEIMQIGDYRTQSPDHIITMANKNLEYLKCLFFAVR, encoded by the coding sequence ATAAAAATAGAAATAGATAAAAGGGCATATACTTCAATTAAGAATTTTTCACGGATTATTTATAAAAATGCTGTAATAAATAAAGAGGATTTTCCAGAAAAAGAACAAATAATAACAATTAATTATAATAATAATTTTGTAGCAAAGGCATTATATAATCCGGGAGCTCCTACAATTAAAATACTAACTCTAAATGATGAGGAAATAGACAAAGATTTCTTTTATAATCGTATAAAAGAAGCCAATAATTACCGTAAAACCATATTAAATTATAAAGATACATATAGAATGATATATGCCGAAGCTGATTTAATGCCTTCAATTATATTGGATAAATATAACGATTTAGCTTCTATGCAATTATCCTCAACAGTTATGGAAAATTATGCTCCCATTATTTTTGAGTGCCTAAATGAGATAGCTAATATTAATACGCTACATGTCCAAAGTGCAAAAAAAGGAAGTAAAGAAATTAATTCAAAAATATATGGGGATAAATCCAACATTGAAACAATAATAAATGAAGGAAATGCAAAATTTAAGGTAAATTTAAAGGGGCATAAAACAGGTTTTTTCTTAGACCAAAGAGAAAACAGAATAAATTTAGAAAAATATATTAAAAAAGGAGATAAAGTTTTAGATATTTGTTGTTATACTGGTGGTTTTTCAGTCCATTGTGGTATAAAAGGGGCAAGCGTTGTAGGTGTAGATATTTCCGATAAGGCAATTGAAGTAGCAGGGGAAAATATGGAGCTCAACAACATACAAAATTATGAGTTTATAAATGGAAATGCCTTTGATGTAATGAGAGATATGATTGGCAACAATGAAAAATTTGATGTTGTAATTTTAGATCCTCCAACATTCACAAAATCTAAAAAAGATATAAAAACAGCTTTAAAAGCATACAGCACAATGAATACGATAGGATTAAAATTATCAAAAAGATTATTTATATCCTGTTCCTGTTCCCATCATATCGATAGAGAATCTTTTAAAAATATGGTGGTTTCGTCCTCCCTTAGGGCAAAAAAAGAAATTATGCAAATTGGAGATTATAGGACACAATCTCCTGATCATATAATTACAATGGCAAATAAAAATTTAGAATATTTAAAATGTCTATTTTTTGCTGTTCGATAA
- a CDS encoding sulfurtransferase TusA family protein: MELQVSGTVCPIPVLKTKKALDSMSEGEELIVIGDYKPALENITRFAEEHGHTVVSAEETENGFKIIIKK; encoded by the coding sequence ATGGAGCTCCAAGTAAGTGGAACAGTTTGTCCAATACCAGTATTAAAAACAAAAAAAGCACTTGATTCGATGTCAGAAGGAGAAGAATTAATTGTAATCGGAGACTATAAACCAGCTCTTGAAAACATTACAAGATTTGCAGAAGAACATGGTCATACAGTTGTATCTGCCGAAGAAACTGAAAATGGATTTAAAATAATAATAAAAAAGTAA
- a CDS encoding 2-isopropylmalate synthase, with protein MDTYGSTNDIIKNSIKDLNLPEKIKIFDTTLRDGEQTPGVSLTPDEKVEIAINLNNLGVDIIEAGFPISSPGEQEAIKKITSLNLNAEICGLARAVKKDIDIAVDCGVDSIHTFIATSPLHRKYKLKMDKEQIINKAVESIEYIKERGLKVEFSAEDATRTELDYLIEVYKNAVDAGADRINVPDTVGVMIPRAMTYLISEIKKEINVPIAVHCHNDFGLSVANSVGAVEGGAEQIHCTINGLGERAGNASLEEAVMSLKMIYGIESNIKTEKLTEISNLVSNLTGIKNQPNKAIVGENSFAHESGIHAHGVLAHALTYEPIDPEIVGQKRKIILGKHTGTHAILSKLKELNYIVGENITEEQFNEISKRIKDAGDKGKMITDLDVVAIVDDITDRTAESERAVNLEQIAVMTGNKIIPTASVSLIMNNERYTTSKVGVGPVDAALKAICSITGEKIKIKEYHINAITGGTDALAEVIVILEGQGREITAKAANEDIVRASVEAIINGINKIMK; from the coding sequence ATGGATACATATGGCTCAACCAACGATATAATTAAAAATTCAATTAAAGACTTAAATCTACCTGAAAAAATTAAAATATTTGATACTACCCTAAGGGATGGAGAACAAACCCCAGGAGTATCTCTAACACCTGATGAAAAGGTAGAAATTGCCATTAATCTAAATAATCTTGGAGTAGATATAATAGAGGCAGGATTTCCAATATCTTCCCCTGGGGAGCAGGAGGCAATTAAAAAAATAACTTCCTTAAATCTAAATGCTGAAATTTGCGGACTTGCAAGAGCTGTTAAAAAAGATATTGATATAGCAGTAGATTGTGGCGTGGATAGCATACATACATTTATAGCAACATCCCCACTACATAGAAAATATAAATTAAAAATGGATAAGGAACAAATAATAAATAAAGCAGTTGAATCAATTGAATATATAAAAGAAAGAGGGCTAAAAGTAGAATTCTCAGCCGAGGACGCCACACGAACAGAATTAGATTATTTGATTGAAGTTTATAAAAATGCCGTAGATGCAGGAGCAGATAGAATAAATGTTCCAGATACCGTTGGAGTAATGATTCCAAGGGCTATGACATATTTAATAAGCGAAATAAAAAAAGAAATAAATGTTCCAATTGCCGTTCATTGCCATAATGATTTTGGGCTTTCTGTGGCTAACTCAGTAGGGGCAGTCGAAGGAGGGGCAGAGCAAATTCACTGCACAATAAACGGATTAGGTGAAAGAGCTGGAAACGCATCTCTTGAAGAAGCCGTAATGTCTTTAAAAATGATTTATGGAATAGAAAGTAATATTAAAACTGAAAAATTAACAGAAATATCTAATTTAGTATCAAATCTTACAGGAATAAAAAACCAACCAAATAAGGCAATAGTTGGAGAAAATTCATTTGCTCATGAAAGTGGAATTCATGCCCATGGAGTTTTAGCTCATGCCCTAACCTACGAACCTATTGACCCAGAAATAGTAGGGCAAAAAAGAAAAATCATACTTGGAAAACATACTGGAACTCATGCAATATTATCCAAGTTAAAGGAACTTAATTATATTGTGGGAGAAAATATTACGGAAGAACAATTTAATGAAATCTCCAAAAGAATAAAAGATGCAGGAGATAAAGGAAAAATGATAACTGACTTAGATGTTGTTGCAATAGTGGATGATATTACAGATAGAACCGCAGAATCAGAAAGAGCTGTTAATTTAGAACAAATAGCCGTAATGACTGGAAATAAAATAATACCTACTGCAAGTGTCTCTTTAATCATGAATAATGAGAGATATACAACTTCAAAAGTAGGAGTTGGACCTGTTGATGCAGCTTTAAAAGCCATTTGTTCCATCACTGGCGAAAAAATAAAAATAAAAGAATATCATATAAATGCCATTACAGGGGGAACTGATGCATTGGCAGAAGTTATTGTTATATTAGAAGGGCAGGGCAGGGAAATTACTGCAAAGGCTGCAAATGAAGACATAGTTAGGGCATCAGTTGAGGCTATTATTAACGGAATAAATAAAATAATGAAATAA
- a CDS encoding DUF2341 domain-containing protein has protein sequence MITKIKSKKGYIFTYEAIMVAFIFLAVFYVGSMAYTHNFLTFLESKKDIDTAHKSPLLKDYYLKKYSFPGDFYERDNFINNIVNKLKNNNIKTFDIYSNFSEDREKMYFRIYSNQYDEKLANATIELITTNNYAFNATFDTSNITIYTNVANRTKTNNSLKNLNVNLGNDFTVFNDVVYIPLITLDNNSPNPIGYKAYGSNGDIIYFHMDEVEKNFRARVLIDITNRFGTYSNWKYASPMSVHNNVNSYLTDYAVKIVFDSKSYIIDGEMNNLCEDIRFLDKNDNELNYWIEPQTINTTHTIAWVKMNLAPNEYTTIYMLYGNPMATSKSNGKNVFELFDNFSEDINGDGNLDIDNTLWNTNFDEENDFGTWNLFDGDNYANGIGYNYTRLNYSAYNGTDNLIQIYSNTKYNSNYAMKSRVKFYKKYEEWIGFYNGTTIFDRQIISNYHWGGEFLRFESSKDNDNNVDYSILPMNLYNNWETYEIQRNGSNSVNLIINDDEDNIYQRTVYISDVDMPISFVARKYDTSTGGYEPPESDKNGYIDIDWVFVRQYVGHEPEVYNNAYDVVFSVNGKIFSKNMQTTWVSYEDINNELKDGLNEIRIIHSNYPVEFNLGNGNGGQFQTITFSPRNISMVVIQ, from the coding sequence ATGATAACAAAAATTAAATCAAAAAAAGGATATATTTTTACATATGAAGCAATTATGGTGGCCTTTATATTTTTAGCAGTTTTTTATGTGGGTAGTATGGCATATACTCATAACTTTTTAACATTTCTTGAATCTAAAAAAGACATAGATACAGCACATAAATCACCACTATTGAAGGATTATTATTTAAAAAAATATTCGTTTCCAGGGGATTTTTATGAACGAGATAATTTTATCAATAATATAGTAAATAAATTAAAAAACAATAATATCAAAACTTTTGATATATATAGTAATTTTTCAGAAGATCGGGAAAAAATGTATTTTAGAATATATTCCAACCAGTATGATGAAAAATTAGCAAACGCAACCATTGAGTTAATAACAACTAATAATTATGCCTTTAATGCGACATTTGACACATCAAATATTACAATATATACAAATGTGGCAAATAGAACAAAAACTAATAACTCACTAAAAAATCTCAATGTTAATTTGGGCAATGATTTCACCGTATTTAATGATGTTGTATATATTCCATTAATTACTTTGGATAATAATTCACCAAATCCAATTGGTTATAAAGCATATGGTTCTAATGGGGATATAATTTATTTTCACATGGATGAGGTAGAAAAGAATTTCCGTGCCCGTGTTTTAATTGATATTACAAATAGATTTGGGACTTATTCCAACTGGAAGTATGCTTCTCCAATGTCCGTACATAATAATGTTAATTCATATTTAACAGATTATGCTGTAAAGATAGTATTTGATTCTAAATCATATATAATAGATGGAGAAATGAATAACCTATGTGAAGATATTCGATTTCTGGATAAAAACGATAATGAATTAAATTATTGGATTGAGCCACAGACAATAAATACGACACATACCATAGCATGGGTTAAAATGAATTTAGCTCCAAATGAGTATACTACAATATATATGTTATATGGGAATCCAATGGCAACATCTAAAAGTAATGGAAAAAATGTTTTTGAATTATTTGATAATTTTTCAGAAGATATTAATGGCGATGGAAATTTGGACATTGATAATACATTGTGGAATACCAATTTTGATGAAGAAAACGATTTTGGAACATGGAATTTATTTGATGGAGATAATTATGCAAATGGTATAGGATATAATTATACAAGATTAAATTATAGTGCATATAATGGAACAGATAATTTGATACAAATCTATTCAAACACTAAATATAATAGTAATTATGCAATGAAATCTCGCGTAAAATTTTATAAAAAATATGAGGAATGGATAGGATTTTACAATGGAACTACCATATTTGACAGACAAATAATTTCAAATTATCATTGGGGCGGAGAATTTTTAAGATTTGAATCTTCGAAAGATAATGACAATAATGTGGATTATAGCATACTTCCGATGAATCTTTATAATAATTGGGAAACTTATGAAATTCAGAGGAATGGATCAAATAGTGTAAATTTAATTATTAATGACGATGAGGATAATATTTATCAAAGAACAGTATATATATCCGATGTTGATATGCCAATTTCATTTGTGGCTAGAAAGTATGATACATCAACTGGAGGATATGAACCACCTGAAAGTGATAAAAACGGATATATTGATATAGACTGGGTATTTGTTAGACAATATGTTGGCCATGAACCCGAAGTATATAATAATGCCTATGATGTTGTATTTTCGGTAAATGGTAAAATATTTAGTAAAAATATGCAAACTACATGGGTTTCGTATGAGGATATAAATAATGAATTAAAAGACGGATTAAATGAAATAAGAATAATTCATTCTAATTATCCCGTAGAATTTAATTTAGGAAATGGCAATGGAGGTCAATTTCAAACTATTACATTTTCACCAAGGAATATTTCAATGGTGGTGATACAATGA
- a CDS encoding ATP-binding cassette domain-containing protein codes for MTVKVNNLSKYYGKKKVLDNISFEAKKGEIVGIIGKSGAGKSTIIKILRGTDKEYEGEIEICGKKENLREITAIHIQRNFALWAEPAIYNIIRKLYAIRTNSYNEELPMEEEWEEYEKTATEILKLVGLEHKKNAYSNILSGGEKQRLIMGRQIAKIYEKGEGVLLLDEPATMSCPASKQALLEVLKNINDKLNITIIITSHLPEIHEYLCDRCILLENGRVKMEGAPNQIINEFLKDMPEPEQNMGAPKDNNEIEVNNISKRYFVVNGGETLNLKDISFSVKEQEILSIIGPSGTGKSVLLRLLAGLEVPDNGTITIDGVDLTDYGWERVQLRRKIGIMHQEFSLTHYLTVEQLLKYRQGIKGEGAISNAKLKSAELNISPKTVDAIYQLIDLPEAEMKNKLEKLGISEDIVKLLFPAVVDDFHPKEVLSALDLDEEILKKTPMELSGGERVRVALALQIISKPKILLLDEPFGDLDPITLREVSNYLKKINNKFGTTIVVISHHIELIKEISHRAILIDENKLIGDGAPEKICNEFIERSCSKFLGQ; via the coding sequence ATGACAGTTAAAGTAAATAATTTATCTAAATATTATGGTAAAAAAAAGGTGCTCGATAACATAAGTTTTGAAGCTAAAAAAGGAGAAATTGTTGGAATAATTGGAAAATCAGGGGCTGGAAAATCTACAATAATTAAAATATTGAGAGGAACAGACAAAGAATACGAAGGGGAAATTGAAATATGCGGTAAAAAAGAAAATTTACGAGAGATTACTGCAATACACATACAAAGGAATTTTGCACTATGGGCCGAACCTGCCATATACAATATAATTAGGAAATTATATGCCATAAGAACTAACTCATATAATGAGGAGCTCCCTATGGAAGAGGAGTGGGAAGAATACGAAAAAACTGCAACAGAAATATTAAAACTTGTTGGATTGGAGCATAAAAAAAATGCCTATTCAAATATATTAAGTGGAGGAGAAAAGCAACGGCTTATAATGGGAAGACAAATAGCAAAAATATACGAAAAAGGAGAGGGGGTTTTATTACTTGATGAACCTGCTACAATGTCATGCCCTGCTTCAAAACAGGCTTTATTAGAAGTTTTAAAAAATATCAATGATAAATTAAATATTACAATTATTATTACTTCCCATCTTCCAGAAATACATGAATATCTATGTGATAGATGTATATTATTAGAAAATGGTAGGGTGAAAATGGAGGGAGCTCCCAACCAAATAATAAATGAGTTTTTAAAAGATATGCCTGAACCAGAGCAAAATATGGGAGCACCCAAAGATAACAACGAAATAGAAGTAAATAACATATCAAAAAGATATTTTGTAGTTAATGGGGGAGAAACACTAAATTTAAAGGATATATCATTTAGCGTAAAAGAACAAGAAATCTTATCAATTATTGGTCCAAGTGGAACAGGTAAATCTGTATTGTTAAGATTACTGGCAGGTTTGGAAGTCCCCGATAATGGAACAATTACCATTGATGGCGTTGATTTAACGGATTATGGTTGGGAGAGAGTGCAATTAAGAAGAAAAATAGGAATTATGCACCAAGAATTCTCATTAACCCATTACTTAACAGTAGAACAGCTGTTAAAATACAGGCAAGGAATTAAGGGAGAAGGTGCCATATCAAATGCAAAATTAAAATCTGCGGAGTTAAATATATCTCCTAAAACAGTAGATGCTATTTATCAGCTTATAGATTTACCAGAAGCAGAGATGAAAAATAAACTTGAAAAATTAGGAATATCAGAGGATATTGTAAAACTATTATTCCCTGCTGTTGTCGATGATTTCCATCCCAAAGAAGTTTTAAGTGCTCTTGATTTAGATGAAGAAATATTAAAAAAGACACCAATGGAATTAAGCGGAGGAGAACGGGTAAGGGTGGCATTAGCTTTACAAATTATATCAAAGCCAAAAATATTATTACTTGATGAACCATTTGGAGATTTAGACCCGATTACATTGCGGGAGGTTTCTAATTACTTAAAGAAAATAAATAATAAATTTGGAACTACCATAGTTGTAATAAGCCACCATATAGAACTTATAAAAGAAATAAGTCATAGGGCAATATTAATTGATGAAAATAAATTAATCGGCGATGGAGCTCCCGAAAAAATTTGTAATGAATTTATAGAAAGAAGTTGCTCTAAATTTTTGGGGCAATAA
- a CDS encoding N-glycosylase/DNA lyase — MDKLNNLKTTLKELGIESAKTIEETVDLQYHYLENLQKSLNNDELFLKLVIINALTSYQLSTTGENWWKEFSEYNWDNTIKNKEKDNGDLFENYILFLSNSNGNRRINNVKIKRINKIKPFLNNLPIADLENYYLNMNSFRDNLAKQLNTKKDSKTVVFAIKMFGYASRIVFKRFIPYPFEIEIPKDSRIEKYTKKFTEQNPIEFWNNISKETEIPPLHIDSILWSALGNSKTVKIRLKSLENKEISKKIDNLINIQ, encoded by the coding sequence ATGGATAAATTAAACAATTTAAAAACTACATTAAAAGAGTTAGGTATAGAATCTGCAAAAACGATTGAAGAAACCGTAGATTTACAATATCATTATTTAGAAAATCTGCAAAAATCATTAAATAATGACGAATTATTTTTAAAATTAGTAATAATTAATGCCCTTACGAGCTATCAACTTTCAACAACTGGCGAAAACTGGTGGAAGGAATTTTCAGAATATAACTGGGACAATACCATTAAAAATAAAGAGAAAGATAATGGCGATTTATTTGAAAATTATATATTATTTTTAAGTAATTCAAATGGAAATAGACGCATTAACAATGTAAAAATAAAAAGAATTAATAAAATAAAACCATTTTTAAATAATTTACCCATTGCAGATTTGGAAAATTATTATTTAAATATGAATTCATTCAGGGATAATCTGGCAAAGCAATTAAACACAAAAAAGGATTCAAAAACCGTAGTATTTGCTATTAAAATGTTTGGATATGCTTCAAGGATAGTTTTTAAAAGATTTATTCCTTATCCTTTTGAGATTGAGATACCAAAAGACAGCAGGATAGAAAAATACACCAAAAAATTTACAGAACAAAATCCAATTGAATTTTGGAACAATATTTCAAAAGAAACGGAAATTCCTCCTCTTCATATAGATTCTATATTGTGGTCAGCTTTGGGAAATTCAAAAACTGTAAAAATTCGTTTAAAATCGTTGGAAAATAAAGAAATAAGTAAAAAAATAGATAATTTAATAAATATTCAATAA
- a CDS encoding FmdE family protein: MKEDLKNTIEFHGHFCPGLAMGYRVAKYVQNHYKKSEDEELVAIVYNNSCSVDAIQYLLGCTFGKGNLIFKDYGKPVYVFYSREHKKGIRVSFKDEITNEMNNMWDKLSKVSDKERIKLMDELKGKCAEKILNLFDGELLNIEEVDIPEPEKAKIYPSLKCDECGEYFMEIKGRLIDGKVVCMECFEKLMNK, from the coding sequence ATGAAAGAGGATTTAAAGAATACAATAGAATTTCATGGTCATTTTTGCCCTGGTTTAGCTATGGGGTATAGGGTGGCAAAATATGTTCAAAATCACTATAAAAAATCGGAGGACGAGGAGCTTGTAGCTATTGTATATAATAATTCATGTAGTGTTGATGCAATTCAATATTTACTTGGATGCACCTTTGGGAAGGGAAATTTAATATTTAAAGACTATGGAAAGCCCGTTTATGTATTTTATTCAAGAGAGCATAAAAAAGGTATTAGAGTTTCATTTAAAGATGAAATAACTAATGAAATGAATAATATGTGGGATAAATTAAGCAAGGTTTCAGACAAAGAAAGAATAAAGCTTATGGATGAATTAAAAGGCAAATGCGCTGAAAAAATATTAAACTTATTTGATGGGGAGCTCCTAAATATTGAGGAAGTGGATATTCCAGAACCTGAAAAAGCTAAAATATATCCTTCACTTAAATGTGATGAGTGTGGGGAGTATTTTATGGAAATTAAGGGGAGATTAATCGACGGAAAGGTTGTATGCATGGAATGCTTTGAGAAATTAATGAATAAATAA
- a CDS encoding NifB/NifX family molybdenum-iron cluster-binding protein, giving the protein MKIAIPMESDKICSHFGKSPYFLIAEIDDDKKEIVNTQIIDNVPCDGQGHGKAINILLNEKPDAILYINMGNNSIENLSKKSIELYKCETEEIDKNIKLYLEGKLEKIQN; this is encoded by the coding sequence ATGAAAATAGCAATACCTATGGAAAGCGATAAAATATGTTCCCATTTTGGGAAAAGTCCTTATTTCTTAATTGCTGAGATAGATGATGACAAAAAAGAGATAGTAAATACCCAAATTATAGATAATGTTCCCTGTGATGGTCAAGGTCATGGTAAAGCTATTAATATATTATTAAATGAAAAGCCCGATGCTATATTGTATATAAACATGGGTAATAACAGTATAGAAAATTTATCTAAAAAAAGTATTGAATTATATAAATGTGAAACCGAAGAGATAGATAAAAATATAAAATTATATTTGGAAGGAAAATTAGAAAAAATACAAAATTAA
- a CDS encoding DUF2341 domain-containing protein, producing MYLSQTSITLVLLVFLTSTVFYQTINMKTEDVENTIEIKKIALYSDNIETATNRNLEKIVNDVFVNISYGIMNNGEFYNSAEEARSSIEKNISKKLNNSLSKLNDKNITISVGNVSISHTNDPLIVNVKCDVNLDYTKEVNGITISSNKNIELNKDIILSKIPDPYVYKNNFYYEWNNEKEITVNNMPNNEYHTFYIILNNSNFNYGHMNNSDSPNEIRIIGKNKGKNNIVLPYWVQTWKQGTTNTSIIWVNCSRNELFGSNGNPNIKIIYNSTTKIDRQNPKDTFILFDTFDNTRIDGNTWNVSGGYYIDNSKLIVQGLGSSVWTNKTYGTGYELMFKGNFTPVHAQAVGFFEPKSDYNGVGWDCYNWSDSWLYMRNGSGGSYVPNGYNYLNEFHTYGLKRISEQNLTFTILNDTLDMEYTNTFNNGDNDNNYPISINTFTNSNATISIDWIFLKDVNDITATVGAETTTDIIYNELKPKTMIGTIYYGDPEQYIYVNGTEAGNYSIIGILTNTTDSWGTVGYKPKIEIE from the coding sequence ATGTATTTATCACAAACTTCAATAACGCTGGTTTTATTGGTGTTTTTGACCTCTACGGTATTTTATCAAACAATAAATATGAAGACCGAGGATGTCGAAAACACAATAGAAATTAAGAAAATTGCATTATATTCGGACAATATAGAAACAGCAACAAATAGAAATTTGGAGAAAATAGTAAATGATGTATTTGTAAATATATCATATGGCATAATGAATAATGGTGAATTTTATAACAGTGCGGAGGAGGCTCGGAGCTCCATTGAAAAAAATATTTCAAAAAAATTGAATAATTCATTATCTAAATTAAATGATAAAAATATTACAATATCGGTTGGAAATGTTAGTATATCGCACACTAATGACCCACTTATTGTTAATGTAAAATGTGATGTTAATTTAGATTACACAAAAGAAGTAAATGGCATAACAATATCATCAAATAAAAATATAGAATTAAATAAAGATATTATATTGTCCAAAATTCCAGACCCTTATGTTTATAAAAACAATTTTTACTATGAATGGAATAATGAAAAAGAAATAACTGTAAATAATATGCCAAATAATGAATATCATACATTTTACATAATATTGAATAATAGTAATTTTAATTATGGCCACATGAATAATTCAGATTCGCCAAATGAAATAAGAATAATCGGAAAAAATAAGGGAAAAAATAATATTGTACTCCCTTACTGGGTTCAGACATGGAAGCAGGGAACTACTAATACATCGATAATATGGGTCAATTGTAGTAGAAACGAATTATTTGGTTCAAATGGTAACCCCAATATAAAAATAATATATAATTCAACTACAAAAATAGATAGACAAAATCCAAAAGATACATTTATATTATTTGATACATTCGATAACACCAGAATAGATGGCAATACCTGGAATGTTAGCGGTGGATATTATATTGACAATAGTAAATTAATCGTTCAAGGGCTCGGTTCAAGTGTATGGACTAATAAAACATATGGGACAGGATATGAGTTAATGTTTAAAGGGAACTTTACGCCGGTTCATGCTCAGGCAGTTGGATTTTTTGAACCAAAATCTGACTATAATGGGGTTGGTTGGGATTGTTATAATTGGAGTGACAGTTGGCTATATATGAGAAATGGAAGCGGTGGGAGTTATGTTCCCAATGGATACAATTATCTAAATGAATTCCACACATATGGTTTAAAAAGGATTTCAGAACAGAATTTAACCTTTACAATACTAAATGATACATTGGATATGGAATATACCAATACATTTAATAATGGAGATAATGACAATAACTATCCAATTTCAATAAATACATTTACAAACAGTAATGCAACAATTTCTATTGATTGGATATTTTTAAAAGATGTAAATGATATTACCGCCACAGTAGGGGCTGAAACTACTACTGACATTATATATAATGAATTAAAACCAAAAACAATGATAGGAACCATATATTACGGAGACCCGGAACAATATATATATGTTAATGGCACAGAAGCAGGAAATTATTCCATAATAGGAATACTAACAAATACCACAGATTCCTGGGGTACCGTAGGATATAAGCCAAAAATAGAAATAGAGTAA